A stretch of Natronococcus sp. CG52 DNA encodes these proteins:
- a CDS encoding formate/nitrite transporter family protein gives MADPEREHARSPREADDTAFSDPGRTDPNDSDRSDSVRDAVERSRSGAPAVGSVVRDRFSSDEVFQRIVAAADEEVTSGRRELFFSGIAAGFAITITFLLYASLYGATDGHSILSALLYPLGFIYIIIGGYQLYTENTLPPVALTLERLASVPALLRHWTIVLIGNFVGAVIGTAVLAWGGVFEPEAAEAAVHLGMHGVETPWWDLFFKAAFAGLIVAGVVWVTFASRDTISRLVVVYLAFLAIPIGNLFHVVTSFAEMSYAVFAADLPFTVGLSQFVLPVLLGNTIGGVLLVTVVNYYQTSEERLESARFAGSVRRLSVSEMALGGFAGRSYVPLVDTAETTAGDDDSYRVVVPIANPRTESPLVDLAATIADKHESATVHVVHVVQLSEVRQSEIGGGQHRRIVAESEDLLEGVHEAVGDYDLECETSTVVSHRSFEEIFTISRRENADLVVMGWDANHLWGAARADRRLDELTGNLPCDFLVLKERGFDPSRILLPTAGGPDSDLSAEVARTLRSALGSTVSLLHVVDAPDEREAGERFLREWAADHDLDDAVLTVDDSGDVGDAISREADDHTLLVIGATERGLLARLVTGSLHFDVVNTVDCSVLLTERPTERTLYQRLFGR, from the coding sequence ATGGCCGATCCCGAACGTGAGCACGCTCGTTCTCCACGCGAGGCGGACGACACCGCTTTCTCCGACCCCGGTCGAACGGACCCGAACGACTCGGACCGAAGTGACTCGGTCCGCGACGCGGTCGAACGGTCCAGAAGCGGCGCGCCCGCGGTCGGATCGGTCGTTCGGGACCGGTTCTCCTCCGACGAGGTCTTTCAGCGAATCGTCGCGGCCGCCGACGAGGAGGTCACGTCGGGCCGACGCGAACTGTTCTTCAGCGGTATCGCCGCCGGGTTCGCGATCACCATCACGTTCCTCCTCTACGCCTCTCTGTACGGTGCGACCGACGGACACTCGATACTGAGCGCCCTGCTGTACCCGCTCGGATTCATCTACATCATCATCGGGGGCTATCAGCTGTACACCGAGAACACGCTTCCGCCGGTCGCGCTCACGCTCGAGCGATTGGCCAGCGTTCCGGCGCTCTTGCGCCACTGGACGATCGTCCTCATCGGGAACTTCGTCGGCGCCGTCATCGGAACGGCGGTGCTCGCGTGGGGCGGCGTGTTCGAACCCGAGGCGGCCGAGGCGGCGGTACACCTCGGTATGCACGGCGTCGAAACGCCGTGGTGGGACCTGTTCTTCAAGGCGGCCTTCGCCGGACTGATCGTCGCCGGCGTCGTCTGGGTCACGTTCGCGTCTCGCGATACGATCTCCCGGCTCGTGGTCGTTTACCTGGCCTTCCTCGCGATTCCGATCGGAAACCTGTTTCACGTGGTCACGTCGTTCGCGGAGATGTCCTACGCGGTCTTCGCCGCGGATCTCCCCTTCACCGTCGGTCTCTCCCAGTTCGTGTTGCCGGTACTGCTCGGAAACACCATCGGCGGCGTGCTGCTCGTGACCGTCGTCAACTACTACCAGACGAGCGAGGAGCGCCTCGAGTCCGCGCGCTTCGCGGGCAGCGTTCGACGCCTTTCGGTCAGCGAGATGGCGCTGGGAGGATTCGCCGGTCGCTCGTACGTTCCGCTGGTCGATACCGCCGAGACGACGGCGGGCGACGACGACTCCTACCGGGTGGTGGTGCCGATCGCGAACCCGCGTACCGAATCCCCGCTGGTCGACCTCGCCGCCACCATCGCCGACAAGCACGAATCCGCAACCGTTCACGTCGTCCACGTCGTCCAGCTTTCCGAGGTTCGGCAATCCGAAATCGGCGGCGGCCAGCACCGGCGAATCGTCGCCGAATCCGAGGACTTGCTCGAGGGCGTCCACGAAGCGGTCGGCGACTACGACCTCGAGTGCGAGACCTCGACGGTCGTCTCCCACCGGTCGTTCGAGGAGATATTCACCATCTCGAGGCGCGAGAACGCCGATCTCGTCGTGATGGGGTGGGACGCGAATCACCTGTGGGGCGCCGCCCGCGCTGATCGGCGACTCGACGAGTTAACCGGGAATCTTCCCTGTGACTTCCTCGTACTCAAGGAGCGTGGATTCGACCCCTCGCGGATCCTCTTGCCGACGGCCGGCGGTCCGGACTCGGATCTGAGCGCTGAGGTAGCGCGGACCCTCCGTTCGGCGCTCGGTTCGACCGTCTCGCTCCTGCACGTCGTCGACGCGCCCGACGAGCGCGAGGCGGGCGAACGGTTCCTTCGGGAGTGGGCCGCCGATCACGATCTGGACGACGCCGTGCTCACGGTCGACGATTCCGGCGACGTCGGAGACGCGATCTCCCGCGAGGCGGACGACCATACACTGTTGGTCATCGGCGCAACCGAGCGCGGCCTGCTCGCGCGTCTCGTAACCGGCTCGCTCCACTTCGACGTCGTCAACACGGTCGACTGTTCGGTGTTGCTCACGGAGCGGCCGACGGAGCGGACGCTCTATCAGCGGCTGTTCGGACGGTAA
- a CDS encoding translation initiation factor eIF-1A, with the protein MPNSDEVFAVVTEHLGGNHVQLRCADGEERLGRIPGRMKYRTWIEQDDIVVAEPWDWQDEKATIEWRYTSQDADQLRREGHID; encoded by the coding sequence ATGCCCAACAGCGATGAAGTATTCGCCGTCGTGACCGAACACCTCGGTGGAAACCACGTCCAGCTCCGGTGTGCGGACGGCGAAGAGCGCCTCGGCCGCATTCCCGGGCGGATGAAATACCGCACCTGGATCGAACAAGACGACATCGTCGTCGCCGAGCCGTGGGATTGGCAAGACGAGAAGGCCACCATCGAGTGGCGCTACACCAGTCAGGACGCAGACCAGCTGCGTCGCGAAGGCCACATCGACTAA
- a CDS encoding ornithine cyclodeaminase, nickel-pincer nucleotide-dependent, translated as MTVSRTVELEGHIIDSGSMGACFGAVMDMGGEFEVEEFEVGRHKHEETYCRMRVMADTEEDLRAILHELNQQGAAVADPRDATLQAAPGDGIVPADFYSTTNHPTVVRVDGEWLEVEDVEMDCALVVEREASGTRVHTKVLNAVEEGDLVVTGETGIRVDPPERPRNGGGSFGFMQGGVSSERPSASLIEEIADEMREVNANDGTVLVVCGPAIVHSGGRDALADLVRAGYVDALSAGNGFAVHDLERDLYGTSLGVDTESLEHPRKGHKHHIYTISEIARLGGIEAAVEEGIVDDGVMYECVEKDVPYVLAGSIRDDGPLPDTITDSIEAQNAIREQAQEADLVLMLSTLLHSVAVGNCLPSTTKTVCVDINPATVTQLLDRGSAQAIGMVTDIGTFIPMLADDLLEP; from the coding sequence ATGACAGTCTCGCGAACCGTGGAACTCGAGGGCCACATCATCGACTCGGGGTCGATGGGCGCGTGTTTCGGCGCCGTGATGGACATGGGTGGCGAGTTCGAGGTCGAGGAGTTCGAGGTCGGGCGGCACAAACACGAGGAGACCTACTGCCGAATGCGGGTGATGGCTGACACCGAGGAGGATCTTCGGGCGATCCTCCACGAGCTCAACCAGCAGGGAGCGGCGGTCGCCGATCCCCGGGACGCGACGCTTCAGGCGGCACCGGGCGACGGGATCGTGCCGGCCGACTTCTACTCGACGACCAACCATCCGACGGTCGTCCGCGTCGACGGCGAGTGGCTCGAGGTCGAGGACGTCGAGATGGACTGCGCGCTCGTGGTCGAGCGCGAGGCGAGCGGAACCCGCGTCCACACGAAGGTACTCAACGCCGTCGAGGAGGGCGATCTCGTCGTGACGGGCGAGACCGGAATCAGAGTCGATCCGCCGGAACGACCCCGAAACGGCGGCGGTTCGTTCGGCTTCATGCAGGGCGGCGTCTCGAGCGAGCGCCCCTCCGCGTCGCTCATCGAGGAGATCGCCGACGAGATGCGCGAGGTCAACGCGAACGACGGCACCGTCCTCGTGGTCTGCGGCCCGGCGATCGTTCACTCCGGCGGCCGGGACGCGCTCGCCGACCTCGTTCGAGCGGGTTACGTCGACGCGCTTAGTGCGGGGAACGGCTTCGCGGTCCACGACCTCGAGCGGGACCTGTACGGGACGTCGCTCGGCGTCGACACGGAGAGCCTGGAGCACCCGCGGAAGGGCCACAAGCACCACATCTACACGATCAGCGAGATCGCTCGTCTCGGCGGGATCGAGGCGGCCGTCGAGGAGGGTATCGTCGACGATGGTGTGATGTACGAGTGCGTCGAGAAGGACGTCCCCTACGTGCTCGCGGGATCGATCCGCGACGACGGCCCGCTGCCGGACACGATCACCGACTCGATCGAGGCCCAGAACGCGATCCGCGAACAGGCCCAGGAGGCCGACCTCGTGCTCATGCTCTCGACGCTGTTGCACTCCGTCGCCGTCGGCAACTGTCTGCCCTCGACGACCAAAACCGTCTGCGTCGACATCAACCCCGCGACGGTCACCCAGTTGCTCGACCGCGGTAGCGCCCAGGCGATCGGGATGGTCACCGACATCGGGACGTTCATCCCGATGCTCGCCGACGACCTGCTCGAGCCATAA
- a CDS encoding fumarylacetoacetate hydrolase family protein, with the protein MRLARIATPDGPVTGRYEDGVVHADDGSYEVGTDGKLLPPCEPSALYCVGRNYAATLAQMEYDRPEEPDFFIKPPASLLAHEEPVPYPHFTNELTYAGELAAVIDERCHDVSESEAADVVRGYTIMNDVDALDQQGRTARKAFDGSGPLGPWLETDLDPTRIDMHTDVGGERRQEANTELMLFDPYEVVAYLSRRFTFRPGDVVAFGSPANPGLVEPGETVEITYEGVGTLRNTVVDPSE; encoded by the coding sequence ATGCGACTCGCGAGGATCGCGACCCCCGACGGACCGGTTACCGGACGATACGAGGACGGCGTCGTGCACGCCGACGACGGCAGCTACGAGGTCGGCACCGACGGCAAACTGCTCCCGCCCTGCGAGCCCTCGGCGCTGTACTGCGTCGGCCGTAACTACGCGGCGACCCTGGCGCAGATGGAGTACGACCGGCCCGAGGAGCCCGACTTCTTCATCAAGCCGCCGGCGTCGCTGCTGGCCCACGAAGAGCCGGTCCCCTACCCACACTTTACGAACGAGTTGACCTACGCGGGCGAACTCGCCGCCGTCATCGACGAGCGCTGCCACGATGTCTCAGAGTCCGAGGCGGCCGACGTCGTGCGCGGCTACACGATCATGAACGACGTGGACGCGCTCGACCAGCAGGGTCGGACCGCGCGGAAGGCCTTCGACGGCTCCGGGCCGCTCGGCCCGTGGCTCGAGACGGACCTCGATCCCACGAGGATCGACATGCACACGGACGTCGGCGGCGAGCGCCGCCAGGAGGCGAACACGGAGCTGATGCTGTTCGACCCCTACGAAGTCGTCGCCTACCTCTCGCGACGGTTCACCTTCCGTCCCGGCGACGTCGTCGCATTCGGCAGCCCCGCCAACCCCGGACTCGTCGAACCCGGTGAAACGGTCGAGATCACCTACGAGGGCGTCGGAACCCTCCGGAATACGGTCGTCGATCCGAGCGAATGA
- a CDS encoding sulfurtransferase encodes MSEHDTDVLVSADWVEDHLDEFQDDDPGYRLVEVNSPESPDEGDFPSRYDEGHIPGAIGMQWDEDLSDQDQRDILKKDDFEAVVGEHGISEDSTVVFYGNGWIPNWFALFAYWEFKYYGHDDARILDGGKDYWVNEDYQLTDEEPGFDAVEYTAKGPFENIRAYQDDVDKAREAGIPMVDVRSPEEFSGEIIAPEGLQETAQRGGHIPGASNVPVKTNLRDDGRFKGPDELEEMYADEGIDGDETVVTYCRVGERSAIAWFALHELLEYEDVHNYDGSWTEWGNLIRAPIEKGEGD; translated from the coding sequence ATGTCCGAGCACGACACCGACGTTCTAGTTTCGGCGGATTGGGTCGAAGACCACCTGGACGAGTTCCAAGACGACGATCCCGGCTACCGTCTCGTGGAGGTCAACAGTCCCGAATCGCCCGACGAGGGCGACTTCCCCTCTCGGTACGACGAGGGCCACATTCCCGGCGCGATCGGAATGCAGTGGGACGAGGACCTCTCCGATCAGGATCAGCGGGACATCCTCAAGAAGGACGACTTCGAGGCCGTCGTCGGCGAACACGGGATCAGCGAGGACTCGACGGTCGTCTTCTACGGCAACGGCTGGATCCCCAACTGGTTCGCGCTGTTCGCCTACTGGGAGTTCAAGTATTACGGCCACGACGACGCCCGCATCCTCGACGGCGGGAAGGATTACTGGGTGAACGAGGACTACCAGCTCACTGACGAAGAACCCGGTTTCGACGCCGTCGAGTACACCGCCAAGGGTCCGTTCGAGAATATCCGCGCCTACCAGGACGACGTCGATAAAGCCCGTGAAGCCGGCATTCCGATGGTCGACGTCCGCTCGCCCGAGGAGTTCTCGGGAGAGATCATCGCCCCCGAAGGGCTGCAGGAGACCGCCCAGCGCGGCGGTCACATCCCCGGCGCATCGAACGTCCCGGTGAAGACGAACCTGCGCGACGACGGTCGGTTCAAAGGGCCCGACGAACTCGAAGAAATGTACGCCGACGAGGGGATCGACGGCGACGAGACGGTCGTCACCTACTGTCGCGTCGGCGAGCGCTCCGCGATCGCGTGGTTCGCGCTCCACGAGTTGCTCGAGTACGAGGACGTCCACAACTACGACGGATCGTGGACGGAGTGGGGGAATTTGATCCGGGCGCCGATAGAGAAAGGCGAGGGCGACTGA
- a CDS encoding phytoene/squalene synthase family protein, whose amino-acid sequence MRQEHIEASEAIQKRTGKTFYLATRFLPDRVRNATHVLYAFFRIADEVVDDAAGVPPAQQRAELESLRAQALGRTEPEDPVLEAFQELRRRYDIDDREIDAFIDAMETDIATGRYETYDDLETYMRGSAAAVGVMMTAIMEPDDPATALPHAIKLGKAFQLTNFLRDVREDVLERDRIYIPQETLQSHGIPAAQIENLEYSASFRAAMAEELRRTERLYREGVAGIRYLPEDCQIPVLLSAVLYAEHHAVIRAQGYDVLTTEPSLSTARKLWCLGKTRWYWHRNQDPEAVFDRVSAVPSPEPERHSPEHSDGVPTR is encoded by the coding sequence ATGCGACAGGAACATATCGAGGCAAGCGAGGCAATACAGAAGCGAACCGGGAAAACGTTCTATCTCGCGACGCGGTTTCTCCCGGATCGGGTTCGCAACGCCACGCACGTCCTCTACGCGTTCTTTCGAATCGCGGACGAAGTCGTCGACGACGCAGCGGGGGTTCCGCCCGCACAACAGCGTGCGGAACTCGAGTCGCTTCGCGCCCAGGCGCTCGGCCGTACCGAGCCGGAGGATCCGGTCCTCGAGGCGTTCCAGGAGCTTCGGCGGCGGTACGACATCGACGATCGCGAGATCGACGCGTTCATCGACGCGATGGAGACGGACATCGCCACCGGTCGGTACGAGACCTACGACGACCTCGAGACCTACATGCGCGGGTCGGCCGCGGCCGTCGGCGTGATGATGACCGCGATCATGGAACCCGACGACCCGGCGACCGCGCTCCCGCACGCGATCAAACTCGGAAAGGCGTTCCAGCTGACGAACTTCCTGCGAGACGTCCGCGAGGACGTCCTCGAGCGCGACCGGATCTACATCCCGCAGGAGACGCTCCAATCTCACGGCATCCCGGCGGCACAGATCGAGAATCTCGAGTACTCGGCGTCGTTCCGGGCGGCGATGGCGGAGGAACTCAGGCGAACGGAGCGCCTCTACCGTGAGGGCGTCGCCGGCATTCGGTACCTGCCCGAGGACTGTCAGATCCCGGTGTTGCTCTCGGCCGTCCTCTACGCGGAACACCACGCCGTCATCCGCGCCCAGGGGTACGACGTGCTCACGACGGAGCCGTCGCTCTCGACGGCTCGCAAACTATGGTGTCTCGGGAAAACGCGCTGGTACTGGCACCGGAACCAGGATCCGGAGGCGGTCTTCGACCGCGTCTCTGCGGTTCCCTCGCCGGAGCCCGAGCGCCACAGTCCCGAACACAGCGACGGCGTCCCGACACGGTAA
- a CDS encoding prenyltransferase — MRRVSGGTDPLRYLLTLSRPRFWLYLAGPVLVGVAYAATSVGDLFAPAVLALFGYFLLPANVFLYGVNDIFDREIDAANPKKDEREARYRGQRSVPLAVAVSGALGLAVLPLVSTAARGWIAGFLVLGAAYSAPPIRFKTTPPLDSVSNGLYIMPGAAAYAAVAGSQPPALAVLGGWLWAMGMHTFSAIPDIRPDRETGIRTTATVLGERRTYAYCGACWLAGALAFGALDYRLGALMAVYPALVGTIALFPVAVDRAYWWFPAINTVVGAVLTMGGLWVMLYG, encoded by the coding sequence GTGAGACGGGTGTCGGGTGGCACCGACCCACTACGCTACCTGTTGACGCTCTCGCGACCCCGGTTCTGGCTCTACCTGGCCGGCCCCGTCCTCGTCGGCGTCGCCTACGCGGCGACGTCGGTCGGTGACCTGTTCGCGCCGGCAGTGCTCGCACTGTTCGGCTACTTTCTCCTGCCGGCGAACGTCTTCCTCTACGGCGTCAACGACATCTTCGACCGCGAGATCGACGCCGCGAACCCGAAGAAAGACGAGAGAGAGGCGCGGTACCGGGGACAGCGCTCCGTCCCCCTCGCAGTCGCCGTCTCCGGAGCGCTCGGGCTGGCGGTGCTTCCGCTGGTCTCGACGGCAGCGCGGGGGTGGATCGCCGGCTTTCTCGTCCTCGGAGCCGCTTACAGCGCGCCGCCGATCCGGTTCAAGACGACGCCGCCGCTGGACTCGGTTTCGAACGGGCTCTACATCATGCCGGGGGCCGCGGCGTACGCCGCAGTCGCCGGCTCACAGCCGCCCGCACTCGCGGTTCTCGGCGGCTGGCTGTGGGCGATGGGAATGCACACGTTCTCGGCGATTCCGGACATCCGACCCGATCGGGAGACCGGAATCCGGACGACGGCGACGGTGCTCGGCGAGCGCCGGACCTACGCGTACTGCGGCGCGTGCTGGCTCGCCGGCGCCCTCGCGTTCGGCGCGCTCGACTACCGCCTCGGCGCGCTCATGGCGGTTTATCCCGCGCTCGTCGGAACGATCGCGCTCTTCCCGGTCGCCGTCGACCGGGCGTACTGGTGGTTTCCGGCGATCAACACCGTCGTCGGCGCGGTGCTGACGATGGGCGGCCTCTGGGTGATGCTGTATGGATGA
- a CDS encoding SDR family NAD(P)-dependent oxidoreductase, with product MDEQTVVVTGGTRGIGRAVANAFAREGATVVVGARDGDAVEETVAELEDAGTTAAGVRTDVRDEYDVERLVETASRTGDEQGIDVVVAAAGVYHGDPGHTSTDRESYAAFDDHWRTNGRGVFATIHESLAHLNEGARVLVPTGSIARETKPGYGSYAISKATAEAVVRGFAADTDHVVGCLDPGQVATGLAGGQGREPEDVAGMFVWAATDAPGDDLNGTTLGLREWKQATR from the coding sequence ATGGACGAGCAGACAGTCGTCGTGACCGGCGGGACGCGCGGTATCGGACGCGCCGTTGCCAACGCGTTCGCACGGGAGGGTGCGACCGTCGTGGTCGGCGCTCGAGACGGGGACGCGGTCGAGGAGACGGTCGCCGAACTCGAGGACGCCGGAACGACGGCGGCGGGCGTTCGGACGGACGTCCGCGACGAGTACGACGTGGAGCGGCTGGTCGAGACCGCGTCGCGAACCGGCGACGAGCAGGGGATCGACGTCGTCGTCGCCGCAGCCGGCGTCTATCACGGAGACCCGGGTCACACGTCGACGGACCGGGAGTCCTACGCGGCGTTCGACGACCACTGGCGCACGAACGGCCGCGGGGTCTTCGCAACGATCCACGAGTCCCTGGCGCACCTCAACGAGGGCGCGCGGGTGCTCGTTCCGACGGGATCGATCGCTCGTGAGACGAAACCCGGCTACGGCTCCTACGCGATCTCGAAGGCGACGGCCGAGGCCGTCGTGCGCGGGTTCGCAGCCGACACGGACCACGTCGTCGGCTGTCTCGATCCGGGCCAGGTCGCGACGGGGCTCGCCGGCGGTCAGGGGCGCGAACCCGAAGACGTCGCCGGGATGTTCGTCTGGGCCGCGACCGACGCACCTGGGGACGATCTGAACGGGACCACACTCGGCCTCCGCGAGTGGAAGCAGGCTACACGGTGA
- a CDS encoding phytoene desaturase family protein → MQSLAGESVVVIGAGVGGLSTACYLADAGADVRVIEKNEQLGGRASRLERDGFRFDMGPSWYLMPDVFERFFDTFDRTPSDYYGLTHLDPHYRIFFKDDDRVDITPDLERTKDVFEEYEDGAGDALERYLEKSKENYEVGMEHFVYEDRSRLRDYLDLDVARQARGLSLLGSMQGHVEDYFDHPKLQQIMQYTLVFLGGSPKNTPALYNLMSHVDFNLGVWYPEDGIGGVIDGIAELGGELGVEYETNRPATQIKGREGAFVVETPEGPLRPDLVVSNADYPHTDQELLSPERRGYDADYWESRTYAPSAFLLYLGIEGDVDELAHHTLVLPSDWNEHFDQIFEEPAWPDDPAYYCCVPSETDDDVAPDGHSALFVLVPIAPGLEDTPENREQYRETILADLAESTGTDLRGRIVLEEQFSIEDFAERYNSYDGTALGLAHTLRQTALFRPPHRSKRVDGLYVTGGDTTPGIGVPMCLISGELTAEKVLEDHG, encoded by the coding sequence ATGCAATCGCTTGCCGGTGAGTCGGTCGTCGTGATCGGCGCCGGCGTCGGCGGACTCTCGACGGCCTGCTATCTCGCCGATGCCGGTGCCGACGTGCGGGTGATCGAGAAGAACGAACAGCTCGGCGGGCGGGCGAGCCGCCTCGAGCGCGACGGCTTCCGGTTCGATATGGGGCCTTCGTGGTACCTGATGCCGGACGTCTTCGAGCGCTTTTTCGACACCTTCGACCGGACGCCGAGCGACTACTACGGGCTGACCCATCTCGACCCCCACTACCGGATCTTCTTCAAAGACGACGATCGGGTGGATATCACGCCCGACCTCGAGCGAACGAAAGACGTCTTCGAGGAGTACGAGGACGGGGCCGGCGACGCCCTCGAGCGCTACCTCGAGAAATCGAAGGAGAACTACGAGGTCGGGATGGAACACTTCGTCTACGAGGATCGATCCCGGCTCCGGGACTACCTCGACCTCGACGTCGCCCGGCAGGCTCGCGGCCTCTCCCTCCTCGGATCGATGCAGGGACACGTCGAGGACTACTTCGACCACCCGAAGCTCCAGCAAATCATGCAGTACACGCTGGTGTTCCTCGGCGGCTCCCCGAAGAACACGCCGGCGCTGTACAACCTGATGAGTCACGTCGACTTCAACCTCGGCGTCTGGTACCCCGAGGACGGCATCGGCGGCGTCATCGACGGAATCGCCGAACTCGGAGGAGAACTCGGCGTCGAGTACGAGACGAACCGTCCCGCGACCCAGATCAAGGGTCGGGAGGGCGCGTTCGTCGTCGAGACGCCGGAGGGCCCCCTGCGGCCGGACCTCGTGGTCAGCAACGCGGACTACCCCCACACCGACCAGGAACTGCTGTCGCCCGAGCGACGGGGGTACGACGCCGATTACTGGGAGTCGCGCACGTACGCTCCCTCCGCGTTCCTGCTCTACCTCGGTATCGAGGGCGACGTGGACGAACTCGCCCACCACACCCTCGTCCTCCCCTCCGACTGGAACGAGCACTTCGACCAGATCTTCGAGGAGCCGGCGTGGCCCGACGATCCGGCCTACTACTGCTGTGTCCCCTCCGAGACCGACGACGACGTCGCCCCCGACGGACACAGCGCCCTCTTCGTCCTCGTCCCCATCGCACCCGGACTCGAGGACACCCCGGAGAACCGCGAACAGTACCGCGAGACGATCCTCGCCGATCTCGCCGAAAGCACGGGGACCGACCTGCGCGGCCGGATCGTCCTCGAGGAGCAGTTCTCTATCGAGGACTTCGCGGAACGGTACAACAGCTACGACGGGACGGCGCTCGGCCTCGCGCACACGCTTCGCCAGACGGCCCTCTTTCGACCGCCCCACCGTTCCAAGCGGGTCGACGGCCTCTACGTCACGGGCGGGGACACCACGCCCGGAATCGGCGTTCCGATGTGTCTCATCAGCGGCGAACTGACCGCCGAGAAGGTCCTCGAGGATCACGGGTGA
- the cruF gene encoding bisanhydrobacterioruberin hydratase yields MDEATTRTSDWTRSTVQRRLEQLVRENRFTIAVIFPLVGAVTLIASAEGLLPEPLAYNPLLILFGTMVMRSPLLVGLLPRIGWRALGCLGVLTAYTYAIETVGVRTGWPYGAFEYTIQLGPMLFGEVPAALPLFFVPLVLNAYLLTLLVLGDRAGSVLVRIPTAIAAVVAIDLVLDPAAVAIGFWAFDSGAYYGVPLSNYVGWIISGSVAVVLVDLAFDRTALLERVRTCAFILDDLVSFVLLWGTINLLYGNWLAAGVAGLLCLGLFRTGRYDLALVRTALPARR; encoded by the coding sequence ATGGATGAGGCGACGACGCGAACGAGCGATTGGACGCGATCGACCGTTCAGCGGCGACTCGAGCAACTCGTGCGCGAAAACCGCTTTACGATCGCCGTGATCTTCCCCCTCGTCGGCGCGGTGACGCTGATCGCGAGCGCCGAGGGGCTGTTGCCGGAGCCGCTCGCGTACAATCCGCTGTTGATCCTCTTCGGCACGATGGTGATGCGCTCGCCGCTGCTCGTCGGCCTGCTGCCGCGAATCGGTTGGCGGGCGCTCGGCTGTCTCGGCGTTTTGACGGCGTACACGTACGCCATCGAGACCGTCGGCGTGCGAACGGGCTGGCCCTACGGCGCCTTCGAGTACACGATCCAGCTCGGGCCGATGCTGTTCGGCGAGGTGCCGGCGGCGCTGCCGCTGTTTTTCGTCCCGCTCGTGTTGAACGCCTACCTGCTGACGCTGCTGGTGCTCGGCGACCGGGCCGGCTCCGTCCTCGTTCGCATCCCGACGGCGATCGCCGCCGTCGTCGCGATCGATCTCGTGCTCGATCCCGCCGCCGTCGCCATCGGCTTCTGGGCGTTCGACTCCGGCGCGTACTACGGCGTTCCGCTCTCGAACTACGTCGGCTGGATTATCTCGGGGAGCGTTGCGGTCGTCCTGGTCGACCTCGCCTTCGACCGGACGGCGCTGCTCGAGCGCGTTCGCACCTGCGCGTTCATCCTCGACGATCTGGTGAGCTTCGTCCTGCTGTGGGGGACGATTAACCTCCTCTACGGTAACTGGCTGGCCGCGGGCGTCGCCGGTCTGCTCTGTCTCGGCCTGTTCCGGACGGGGCGATACGACCTCGCGCTCGTCCGGACGGCGCTGCCGGCCAGGCGCTGA